GCGTTGGCGATGGCGCGGTACTCAGCCTCGGCACTTGATCGCGACACGGTGGTTTGTCGCTTCAAGGACCACGAGATGAGCGAATTGCCGAGGAAGACGCAAAATCCAGACGTTGAGCGACGCATATCCGGGCAGCCGCCCCAATCGGCGTCGGAGTAGGTGGTGATCATCCCTGTCGGGGCGGAGCACAGCTGGATGCCGAGAGTCGTCGTGCCCTTGACGTACCGAAGAACGTGTTTCAGCATCGTCTGGTGAATGTCGCGTGGCGCATGCATGTGTAGACAAACTTGTTGCACGGCGTAGGCGATGTCCGGTCGCGTGATCGTCAGGTATGGGAGCGCTCCGGCGACGCTCCGGTACGCCGTGACGTCGTCGATCAGCTTGCCATCGGTTGAAGATGCCTAGGACTTGGTGTCTGCGGGCGTGGCAACTGGTTTATAGTTTGCCATACCTGCTCGCTCCAGCAGGTCCTCAGCATAAGAAGCTTGGGAGAGGAAGAAGCCTGCCGAGGTGCAGCGAACATTGATGCCAAGGAAGTGCCACACCGGTCCCATGTCCTTCACAGCAAATGCGTCTTGCAGCCTGTTGATGATGTGCCGAAGGAGTGTTGCCATCGATGCCGAGAGTATCATGTCATCAACGTACAGAAGAAGATATGCTGTTGCGCCGTTGTGGTGGTAGACGAAGAGGGAGGAATCCGCCTTCGACTGGACAAAGCCCAAGCTCGTGACATGGCCAACAAAATGATCGAACCATGCCCGCGGTGCTTGACGGAGGCCATAGAGCGAGCGTGAGAGGAGGTAGACGTCGTCGGGTCGTCGTGTATCAACAAAGCCAGTGGGCTGCTGACTGTACACCTATTCCTACAAGTTGTCGTGGAGGAAGGCGTTGGAGACGTCGAGCTGGTGCGTAGGCCAGTGTTGCGTCGCCACGATCGTGAGGACGGTTCGGATCATGTCCGGCTTCACTACCGGCGAGAACGTTTCACCGAAGTCGATGCCGGGGCGCTGGTTGAACCCACGAACGAACCACCAAGCTTTGTAGCGCTCGAGCGAGCCGTCCGGATTCATCTTgtgcttgaacacccatttgcccGTGATGACACGAGCACCTGGCGGCCGTGGAACAAGAGTCCAGGTTTTGTTTGCCTGCAATGCATCAAACTCCAATTTCATAGCAGCATACCAATGGGGATCGTTGACGGCG
This DNA window, taken from Miscanthus floridulus cultivar M001 chromosome 13, ASM1932011v1, whole genome shotgun sequence, encodes the following:
- the LOC136499699 gene encoding uncharacterized mitochondrial protein AtMg00820-like, translated to MMVSTAVSPIPRSVHSAVNDPHWYAAMKLEFDALQANKTWTLVPRPPGARVITGKWVFKHKMNPDGSLERYKAWWFVRGFNQRPGIDFGETFSPVVKPDMIRTVLTIVATQHWPTHQLDVSNAFLHDNL